The genomic window GGCTACGGTGAGATCGGTCAGTGCTGGCACACTGGCCACGGGCGTATCCTCCTTTCAATGTGGGATCGGGTTGTTGGATGGGGGGTACGCCCCTCGTTTTGGGGCTCCTCTTCGAAAGTCCACAACGCAGCGTACACTACCCAGGCCGGTCCTACACTTGTGCCGTTCCTCCGATGTTGCCTATAATTGATGCCTGCCACTCAGGCGAGGCGCGGGAGGGGTCGTACGGAAATCGACGCGGGGACGATGCTCGTCGGTCTGATCGGGGACGCGGTGCGGCGCAGCCTGTCCCCGCGCATGCACAACGCGGCGTTCGCCGCGACCGGCCTGAACTGGTGTTACGTGGCGCTGCCCGTCGGCCGTGCCCGCCTGGGCGACGCGCTGCGCGGGCTCGTGGCCCTCGGCGCCGCGGGGGCCAACGTGACCGTACCGCATAAGGAGGCCGCGCTCGCCTATCTCGACGAGACCTCCGACGAGGCGCGCGCGATCGGCGCGGTCAACACGGTCCGCGTCGACGGAGAGCGCCTGATCGGATACAACACCGACGGCGGCGGGCTGCTCGACGCGCTGCGCATCGACGGCGGCGTCGGCGTGGGCGGCGCGCGGGCGGTCGTGGTCGGCGCGGGCGGCGCCGCCCGCGCCGCGGCGTTCGCGCTCGCGGATGCCGGAGCCGCGTCCGTCGTCATCGCCAACCGCAACTGGGACCGCGCCGCGTCGCTCGTCGCGGACGTGCGGCGCGCGTTCCCGCGCAGCGCCGTGGAAGCGGTGCCGCTCGACGGCGCCGTGGTCGCGCGGATGCGCGATGCCTCGCTGCTGGTGCAGGCGACGACGGTCGGATCCGGGGCCGAGCGCGCGGAAACGCCGGTGCCCGCGGACGCGCTCCACCCCGGCCTCCTTGTGATGGATATGGTGTACGAGCCGCGTGAGACCGTGCTGCTGCGCGACGCGCGGGCGCGCGGATGCCCGACGCTCGAGGGGCGGTCGATGCTGGTCTATCAGGGGGCGCGCGCCTTCGAGCTCTGGACCGGGCGCCGGGCCCCCACCGAAGTGATGCGGCGCGCGGTCGGGCTGGCGGGCGACATGCCGGCGGCCCGCGTGGGAGGACGGTAGGCGGATGCTGCGGTTTCTGACATCGGGCGAATCACACGGCCGCGGGCTTCTCGTCGTCGTCGAGGGAATGCCGGCCGGCGTGCCGGTATCCGAGGACGCGATCAACGAGCAGCTGGCGCGCCGCCAGCGCGGCTACGGCCGCGGCGGCCGCATGCAGATCGAACAGGATCGCGCGGAGATCTACACCGGCGTGATGAGCGGCACGACGATCGGCGCGCCGGTCGGGCTGGCGATCGCGAACAAGGACTGGAGGAAGGACGAGCCGCCGCTGACCCGGCCGCGGCCCGGACACGCCGATCTCGCCGGCGCGCTGAAGTACCACTTCGACGACGTGCGCCGCGTGCTCGAGCGGTCGAGCGCGCGCGAGACCGTCGCGCGCGTCGCGGCCGGCGCGCTTGCGCGGATCCTGCTTGCGCAGTTCGGGATCACGCTGTTCAGCCACGTGGTCGAGCTCGGCGGCATCGCCGCGGAGCGGCGGCCCGCGCGCAAGGAAGAGATTCCGGCGATCGCGGAAGCCTCGCCGCTGCGCTGCGCGGACCCCGAGGCGGAGCGGCGGATGATCGCCGCGATCGACGAGGCGAAGGCCCGCGGCGATACGCTCGGCGGCGTCTTCGAGGTGGTCGTGCTCGGCCTGCCGGTCGGACTCGGCACGTACGTGCACTGGGACCGGCGGCTCGACGGCCGGCTTGCGCAGGCGATGGTCTCGATCAACGCGATGAAAGGGGTCGAGATCGGCCGCGGCTTCGAAGAGGCGCGGCTGCCGGGCTCCGCCGCGCACGATGAGATTTTCTACGAAGCGGGCCGCGGGTTCTACCGGCGTACGAATCAGTCGGGCGGGACCGAAGGCGGTATGACGACCGGCGAGCCGCTCGTCGTGCGTGTGGCGATGAAGCCGCTCAGTACGCTGCGCAGTCCGCTCGCCTCCGTCGACATTGTGACGAAAGAGCGTGTGGAAGCTGCGGTTGTTCGCAGCGATGTGACTGCGGTGCCCGCCGCCGGCGTGATCGGTGAAGCGATGGCGGCGCTTGTGCTCGCCGATGCCATGCTCGAGAAATTCGGCGGCGACAGCCTCGACCAGATGCGCGTCGCGCACGACGCGCACCGGCGGTGGGTCGAGCGCGGGCCGGGCGACGGGGTGTGAGCGCGGAGGCGGGGTCGTCCGTGCCGGACGTGGAGTCCGGCACGGCGGGTGGGGTTGAGGCGGAGCGTGACGGTGTGCGTGTGCCGGCGCGGCCCGCCGCGCCGGCACACAGCCGGGCGGGCGATGCGAACGCGCGTTCGGATACGAACATCGCTCGGTCTCTCAACATCGTCCTCATCGGATTCATGGGCACGGGCAAGACCGCGGTCGGGCGCCGCCTCGCGGAGCGGCTGAGGCGGCCGTTCGTTGACACCGACACGATCATCGAGACGCGCGATGGCCGCACGATTGCGCGCATCTTTGCCGAGGACGGTGAGCCCGCGTTTCGCGGACTCGAGGCCGCGGCCGTGGCCGAGGCCGGCGCGTCCCACGGTGCCGTCATCGCCACCGGCGGCGGCGTGCCGCTCCGGCCCGACAACATGCGGCACCTCCGGCGGCACGGCGTCATCGTGGCCCTGACCGCGTCGCCGCGCGCGATCCTCGCGCGGGTGGGGGGCGGCGCCGACCGGCCCCTGCTCGGCCCGGACCCCGAGGCCGCGGTGCGGCGCTTGCTCGCCGAGCGCGACGCGGCCTACCGCGACGCCGATCTGGTGGTTGACACGTCGGACCGCTCGACGGACGAGGTGGCGGAGTACGTGCTGGCGTTCGTGGAGTCGCGGAGCGTGGCGCGGACATCCCCGGCGCGCACCTCGACACGCCGGGAAGCCGCCGGCCCGCCGCCGCCGCGGACCGTGCGCGTGGAGTTAGGCGAGCGCGGCTACGACGTACACGTCGGTGCCGCGCTGCTGTCGCGCCTTCCGGACCTGCTGCGCGAGGCGGGCATCACGGGACGCCTCGCGCTGCTCACCCATCCGCGGCTCGACACCCGCTACGGCCGGCCGCTGGCGGACGCGCTGCGCGCCGCGGGACGAGACGTCGTGACGGTCACCGTTCCGCCGTCGGAGGCGAGCAAGAGCCTGCGTGTCGCCGCCCGGGTCTACGACGCGCTGGTCGACGCGCAACTCGACCGCGGGTCGGCCCTGCTCGCGCTCGGCGGCGGTGTGGCCGGCGACCTCGGCGGGTTTGTCGCGGCGACGTTTCTCCGCGGCATCCGGTGGGCGGCGCTCCCGACGACGCTGCTCGCCCAGGTGGACGCGTCGATCGGGGGCAAGACCGCGGTCGATCATCCGCGCGCCAAGAACCTGATCGGCGCGGTGCATCAGCCCGCGCTCGTCGTCGCGGACATCGACACCCTCACCTCCCTGCCGCGGCGGCAGCTGCGGTCCGGCATGGCGGAGGTCATCAAGACCGGCGTGATCGGCGCTCCCGATTTGTTCGAGTTCCTGGAAGCCAATCTCCGGGCCGTGCTGGCGCGGCGTGCGGCGGCGCTGGTCCACACGATCGAGCGCTGCGCCTCGTACAAAGCCCGCATCGTCGCCGCCGACGAGCGCGAGTCCGGCGAGCGCATCGTCCTCAACTACGGGCACACGATCGGGCACGGCATCGAAGCCGCGGCGGGCTACCGCGGGCTCACGCACGGGGAGGCGATCGCGGTCGGGATGACGCTCGAGGCGCGGCTCGCCCTGCGGCTCGGCGTCTGCGACGGCGAGCTCCTGGCGCGGCAGACGGCGCTGCTCACGGCCGCCGGCCTGCCGGTCCGCCTGAGCGGGCTCGGCGCGGCGAAGCCGGCGGGGGCGCCGGCGATTCTCGCCGCGATGACGCACGATAAGAAAGCGCGGGCGGGCCGGCTCCGGTTCGTCCTCCCCGCGTCGATCGGCCGGACGGTCGTCCGCGACGACGTGCCGCCCGCACTTCTCGAGGAGGTGCTTGGCGATGCTTAGGGTGCTCGTTCTGCACGGTGCGAACCTGAATCTGCTCGGCCGCCGGGAGCCTCACCTCTACGGGTCGTCCACACTCGATGACGTCGAGCGCGACCTTCGCGTGCTGGGGCGCGAGCTGGGCGTCGAGCTCGAGTTCGCGCAGAGCAATCACGAGGGTACCCTGATCGACCGGCTGCAGACCGCGCCGGCGCGCTACGCCGCGGTCGTGTTCAACCCGGGGGGCTTCACGCA from bacterium includes these protein-coding regions:
- the aroB gene encoding 3-dehydroquinate synthase, translating into MSAEAGSSVPDVESGTAGGVEAERDGVRVPARPAAPAHSRAGDANARSDTNIARSLNIVLIGFMGTGKTAVGRRLAERLRRPFVDTDTIIETRDGRTIARIFAEDGEPAFRGLEAAAVAEAGASHGAVIATGGGVPLRPDNMRHLRRHGVIVALTASPRAILARVGGGADRPLLGPDPEAAVRRLLAERDAAYRDADLVVDTSDRSTDEVAEYVLAFVESRSVARTSPARTSTRREAAGPPPPRTVRVELGERGYDVHVGAALLSRLPDLLREAGITGRLALLTHPRLDTRYGRPLADALRAAGRDVVTVTVPPSEASKSLRVAARVYDALVDAQLDRGSALLALGGGVAGDLGGFVAATFLRGIRWAALPTTLLAQVDASIGGKTAVDHPRAKNLIGAVHQPALVVADIDTLTSLPRRQLRSGMAEVIKTGVIGAPDLFEFLEANLRAVLARRAAALVHTIERCASYKARIVAADERESGERIVLNYGHTIGHGIEAAAGYRGLTHGEAIAVGMTLEARLALRLGVCDGELLARQTALLTAAGLPVRLSGLGAAKPAGAPAILAAMTHDKKARAGRLRFVLPASIGRTVVRDDVPPALLEEVLGDA
- the aroC gene encoding chorismate synthase, whose protein sequence is MLRFLTSGESHGRGLLVVVEGMPAGVPVSEDAINEQLARRQRGYGRGGRMQIEQDRAEIYTGVMSGTTIGAPVGLAIANKDWRKDEPPLTRPRPGHADLAGALKYHFDDVRRVLERSSARETVARVAAGALARILLAQFGITLFSHVVELGGIAAERRPARKEEIPAIAEASPLRCADPEAERRMIAAIDEAKARGDTLGGVFEVVVLGLPVGLGTYVHWDRRLDGRLAQAMVSINAMKGVEIGRGFEEARLPGSAAHDEIFYEAGRGFYRRTNQSGGTEGGMTTGEPLVVRVAMKPLSTLRSPLASVDIVTKERVEAAVVRSDVTAVPAAGVIGEAMAALVLADAMLEKFGGDSLDQMRVAHDAHRRWVERGPGDGV
- a CDS encoding shikimate dehydrogenase — its product is MLVGLIGDAVRRSLSPRMHNAAFAATGLNWCYVALPVGRARLGDALRGLVALGAAGANVTVPHKEAALAYLDETSDEARAIGAVNTVRVDGERLIGYNTDGGGLLDALRIDGGVGVGGARAVVVGAGGAARAAAFALADAGAASVVIANRNWDRAASLVADVRRAFPRSAVEAVPLDGAVVARMRDASLLVQATTVGSGAERAETPVPADALHPGLLVMDMVYEPRETVLLRDARARGCPTLEGRSMLVYQGARAFELWTGRRAPTEVMRRAVGLAGDMPAARVGGR